Proteins from a single region of Lates calcarifer isolate ASB-BC8 linkage group LG19, TLL_Latcal_v3, whole genome shotgun sequence:
- the LOC108897974 gene encoding kazal-type serine protease inhibitor domain-containing protein 1 — translation MSQLCLCACICVSIWLHTSLGLPPQHRGWLRLWEEGEGCGDCNQHLCPPVPDDCPAGRVLDDCGCCEQCANVEGQQCDPDGAQKFYGQCGEGMVCQRKIPKREHRAEPEPTCECQDKGSVCGSDGWTYPNVCQMREAATRQNTTLKLSGRGPCYSAPRILQGPRNLSNYTGNDIVFACEVSAYPLPNLNWRKKGRGNFLPGDDPHISVQV, via the exons ATGTCACAGCTTTGCTTGTGTgcctgtatatgtgtgagtaTATGGCTCCACACTTCTCTCGGGCTGCCACCCCAGCATCGTGGGTGGCTGCGGCTGTGGGAAGAAGGTGAGGGCTGCGGGGATTGTAACCAGCACCTCTGCCCTCCGGTGCCTGACGACTGCCCCGCAGGCAGGGTGCTGGATGACTGTGGATGCTGTGAGCAGTGTGCTAACGTGGAGGGGCAGCAGTGTGACCCAGATGGAGCCCAGAAGTTCTATGGTCAGTGTGGAGAGGGCATGGTCTGCCAGAGGAAAATACCAAAAAGGGAACACAGAGCTGAACCAGAGCCTACATGTGAGTGCCAGGATAAGGGATCTGTGTGTGGTTCAGATGGGTGGACGTACCCAAATGTTTGCCAGATGAGAGAGGCTGCCACCCGCCAAAACACAACCCTAAAGCTCTCCGGGAGAGGACCCTGCTACTCTG CCCCCCGTATCCTTCAAGGTCCCAGAAACCTGTCCAACTACACAGGGAATGACATTGTGTTTGCCTGCGAGGTCTCAGCCTACCCTCTTCCAAACTTGAACTGGAGGAAAAAGGGGAGGGGAAACTTCTTGCCAGGGGATGATCCTCACATCTCTGTCCAGGTTtga
- the insm1b gene encoding insulinoma-associated protein 1b produces MPKGFLVKRNKKSAHVSYRTRSDEDDLQEPPTPAALPSQTDPSPPMSVASSPDRTATSPDFTAADAPVPRLEKPAQFGNPEAVCQALYSPTRPISKEHDRGYFERSFNLGSPISAESFPTPASLSGLDHLLYAPVDLKIGTSNSSRSGTTSSLPAPSNRVGTKRPAADGTERKSKPASKKPKAIRKLNFEDEVTTSPVLGLKIKEGPVEMKPRAQSSGGNKPLGEFVCQLCKEAYADPFSLAQHKCSRIVRVEYRCPECDKMFSCPANLASHRRWHKPRTTGAPAMPPAQGIKPEMAKMPPLGVKSVTDEAKDMSDRDTPSPGLSESGSEDGSYDCQFCGKRFKRQAYLRKHIMGHQALQKKVLEEHGFQTSDRAAEQAPVPSSSSSSSSTASSSSSSSSEEASNQSPLNLSPVDCLLCPVCGESFTSRAGQERHLRLMHSSQIYPCKYCPATLYSSPGLTRHINKCHPSENRQVILLQMPVRPAC; encoded by the coding sequence ATGCCCAAAGGATTCCTggtaaaaagaaacaagaaatcTGCACATGTTTCGTACAGGACTCGGTCAGACGAAGATGACCTCCAGGAGCCACCCACCCCAGCTGCCTTGCCGAGTCAGACGGACCCCTCTCCGCCGATGTCCGTGGCGTCCAGTCCGGACCGCACCGCAACATCGCCGGATTTCACAGCAGCTGACGCGCCGGTGCCAAGACTGGAGAAGCCGGCACAGTTCGGCAACCCAGAGGCGGTGTGCCAAGCCCTCTACAGCCCCACCCGGCCCATCAGCAAGGAGCACGACAGGGGATATTTTGAGCGAAGTTTCAATCTGGGCTCGCCTATTTCTGCCGAGTCATTCCCGACGCCCGCCTCTCTCTCCGGCCTGGACCATCTCCTGTACGCCCCGGTCGACCTGAAAATCGGTACCAGCAACAGCAGCCGCAGCGGCACCACCAGCAGCCTCCCGGCACCGAGCAACCGGGTCGGCACCAAAAGACCCGCAGCTGACGGTACAGAGCGCAAATCTAAACCCGCCTCCAAGAAACCCAAAGCCATTAGAAAACTCAACTTTGAAGACGAGGTGACGACTTCTCCCGTGCTCGGTCTCAAAATCAAAGAGGGGCCAGTGGAGATGAAGCCGAGGGCGCAGTCCTCCGGAGGAAACAAGCCTTTGGGGGAGTTTGTGTGTCAGCTGTGCAAGGAGGCGTACGCGGATCCCTTCTCTCTGGCTCAGCACAAGTGCTCCCGCATTGTCAGGGTCGAGTACCGGTGTCCCGAGTGCGATAAGATGTTCAGCTGCCCGGCTAACCTCGCCTCTCACCGCCGCTGGCACAAACCCAGGACCACCGGCGCACCGGCGATGCCCCCCGCTCAGGGCATCAAACCTGAAATGGCCAAAATGCCACCGCTAGGTGTCAAGTCAGTCACCGACGAAGCCAAAGACATGAGTGACAGAGACACCCCGAGCCCGGGTCTGTCCGAGTCGGGGTCTGAAGATGGCTCATACGACTGCCAGTTCTGCGGGAAGAGGTTTAAGCGACAGGCATACCTAAGAAAACACATCATGGGACACCAGGCCTTGCAAAAGAAAGTGCTGGAGGAGCACGGGTTTCAAACCAGCGACCGCGCTGCAGAGCAGGCACCGGtgccatcctcctcctcctcctcctcctccactgcatcatcatcatcatcatcatcctcagaAGAAGCCTCAAACCAAAGCCCCCTCAATCTGAGCCCGGTGGACTGCCTGCTGTGCCCGGTGTGCGGGGAGAGTTTCACCAGCAGGGCCGGCCAGGAGCGACACCTGCGCCTCATGCACTCCTCCCAGATTTACCCGTGCAAATACTGCCCCGCCACTCTTTACAGCTCGCCGGGACTCACCAGGCACATAAACAAATGCCACCCCTCGGAGAACAGGCAGGTGATCCTGCTCCAAATGCCGGTGCGCCCCGCCTGCTAA